The genomic region TGAAATGGAATCGAAAGCGGTATTAGCGGCATTTCAGATACCCATCGCCAAAACCGTGATAGCCCGCTCACCGAATGAGGCGTTATTGCTGGCAGAGGAACTGGGGTTGCCGGTGGTGATGAAAATCAACTCCCCGGACATTTCGCACAAATCCGATTCTGGCGGTATTCGCCTGAATCTGGGCAATGCCCAGGCGGTAAGAGCTGCCTATCACGAAATCATCCAGGCGGTGCAGGAAAACCGTCCCAATGCCAGAATCGACGGGGTAGTAATTGAACCAATGGCCGTCAAACCGAATGGTCGCGAATTGATGCTGGGCGTCACCACCGATCCCATCTTCGGCCCGGTCATCACTTTTAGCGCTGGCGGCACGATGGTCGAAGTGCTGGCCGATCGCGCTGTAGCTTTGCCGCCGTTGAACAGTTTCCTGGTGCGCGACATGATCAACCGCACTCATGTCGCAAAATTACTCGGCGCATTCCGTCACATGCCGCCAATTGACATGGCTGCTTTGGAAGATGTGTTATTGCGCGTTTCGGAAATGGTATGCGAATTGCCCTGGATCAAGGAAATGGACATCAATCCTCTGATAGTGGATGAACAGGGCGCCATTGCGGCAGATGCGCGCTTTGCGGTGGGCTTCCCCGTACCCTCGACGCAGCGCTATGCACATATGGCTATCCACCCCTATCCGACCCATCTGATCAGCCATTGGCAATTGCCCGACGGGGAAGATATCGTCATTCGCCCGATCCGGCCCGAGGACGCGGAACTGGAACAGGTATTTGTGCGCGGCCTGTCGGAAGAGTCCAAATATTTCCGCTTTATGGATTCATTGCAAGAACTCACGCAGAATATGCTGGTGCGTTTCACGCAAATCGATTACGACCGTGAAATGGCATTGGTCGCTGTGCTGGAACAGGACGATCGGGAAATCGAGTTAGGCGTATGTCGCTACATTACCAATCCCGACGGGAACAGTTGTGAATTTGCGCTGGTCGTAGCGGATGCATGGCAGCATAAAGGCATAGGCCTCAAATTAATGAGCAGCTTGATAGAAGTTGCTGTCGCCAAAGGATTAAAACTGATGGAAGGAGAGGTGCTGGCAAGCAATCATGCCATGCTGGCGCTGGTTGAACGACTGGGATTTGCCATTAGCACCAACGACGAAGATATTTCCATCAAGCGCGTGGTAAAAACACTCTGAATTATTTAAAGAAAGGCAGCGCAATGCAGATATCTATTCCCCATATCGATTTAATATGCGACGAACAGGAAATTTACGAACAATTACTCCCCCTGGAGCGGGCCAAAGTACTTGAGCTGGGCTGCGGCAAGGCTGACAAAACACGCGCCATTGCCAAGGCGGGGAAGATCGCCTCCATACTGGCGCTCGAAGTGGACGCCATTCAGCATGCCAGCAATCTGGCCGTCACGGATTTACCCAACGTATGTTTTGAATCAGGGTGTGCAGAAGATATTCCGGCTGCAGACGCCAGCGTGGATATCGTATTGATGTTTAAATCCCTGCACCATGTGCCGATGGATAAAATGGATCAAGCGCTTGCCGAAATCCATCGCGTACTCAAGCCGGGCGGCCTGGCCTATATTTCCGAACCGATTTTCGCAGGCGAATTCAATGAGATACTGCGCTTATTTCATGATGAACAAAAAGTCCGTCAAGCGGCATTTGCTGCAATTGAACGAGCCGTATCTTCAAAATTGCTGACTTTAATCACACAAAAATTTTTCAAGACCCCTATACATTTCGATGATTTTCCGCAGTTTGAGGAAAAAGTCATTAATGTCACGCATACCAAACATAAATTATCACCCGAACTGTATAACGCTGTCCAAACCGCGTTTATGCGAAACATGACCGCCACTGGCGCGGATTTCTTCATGCCGATCAGGGTGGATCTGTTGCAAAAGGCGGCATAACAAAGTGCAAACTCAAAAAACATCGGCATAGTGCGAAGGAGACACATTGATCTATACGGAGTACGGAACCACTCTAAATTAAATTAGGATAATAAATGGGCAAGGGAATCGTATGAGCGAATTTTTCAAAGGGCAGGCAGACTACTTCTTCTTTGTCTATGGATTGACCTTCATCATTCTGGGAACAGTTTGTTTCATCGAGAGAAAGTCTGACAGCGGCACATTCTCACTGAGTTTTCTCGGCCTTTTCGGATTCGCATACGGATTGCGGGCATGGCTGGGAATGCTGGAACTCGTGATTGGCGACCAGTATTGGTCCAGCATTTCGCGTTTGGCATTAATGCTT from Sulfuriferula sp. AH1 harbors:
- a CDS encoding class I SAM-dependent methyltransferase, whose protein sequence is MQISIPHIDLICDEQEIYEQLLPLERAKVLELGCGKADKTRAIAKAGKIASILALEVDAIQHASNLAVTDLPNVCFESGCAEDIPAADASVDIVLMFKSLHHVPMDKMDQALAEIHRVLKPGGLAYISEPIFAGEFNEILRLFHDEQKVRQAAFAAIERAVSSKLLTLITQKFFKTPIHFDDFPQFEEKVINVTHTKHKLSPELYNAVQTAFMRNMTATGADFFMPIRVDLLQKAA